ATTGAAAAGCTGTCCAAAGAAAAGCTCCCCATGATAACGGTCTTGGCGGGCGAGGATTTAGGGCAGTATAGTCAAGCTAAAGAAAAATTTTTAAAACAAATTGGTTTCGATCCCAGTGACTTAACCTTTTCTTATTTTGATATGTCTGAGACTGATTATCAAGATGCTGAGCTCGATTTAGAAAGCATGCCTTTTTTTGCAGATGAAAAGGTGGTCATTTTTGATCATTTCGCGGATATGACTACTGCTAAAAAATCGTATCTGGATGAGAAAGAGTTGAAGCGCCTTGAAAATTATCTTGAGTCTCCTGTTGAAACAACACGTCTTGTCTTGATGTCTGCAGGAAAGCTAGATGGAAAGCGTCGTTTAGTCAAACTTCTCAAACGTGATGCCATGGTGCTTGAAGCCAGTCCCTTAAAAGATGCAGAACTTAGAACCTATTTTCAAAAGCAGGCGCATCAAGAGGGACTTACATTTGACACAGGAGTCTTTGAGGAACTTTTGATTAAGTCAAATTTTGACTTTTCAGATGTTCAAAAAAACTTAGCTTTTCTAAAGGGGTATAAAACGGAAGGAAATATCTCATCGCAAGATATTGCTGATGCCATTCCTAAAAGTTTGCAAGATAATATTTTTGATATGACGCAACTTCTTTTGCGAGGCCAGATTCAGAGTGTTCGTGAATTGGTTCATGATTTACGGCTTCAGGGTGAAGATGAGATTAAGTTGATTGCTGTGATGTTGGGACAATTTCGTACCTATTTACAGGTTAAACTCTTATCTGCTCAAGGCAAAAGTGAGCAGCAAATTGTTTCAAGTCTGTCTGATTGTTTAGGGCGTAAAGTCAATCAATTTCAGGTTCGTTTTGCACTGAGAGATAGTCGTCCTTTGTCAGTAGCGTTCTTAAAAATGACGATTAAGATTTTAGTAGAGACAGATTACCAGATAAAGACAGGAACTTTAGATAAAGATTACTTGTTTGATTTAGCACTTTTAAAAATCGCATCAAACCGCTAGAGATTTAGAGTTTTCTTTGATTTTGTAAGCAAAATTTTTGAAAGCTCTACCACTTTACGGTAAAATGAAGAAAAAATGAAAAGAGGACCTTTACTATGGCAATTATCCTTCCAGACCTTCCTTACGCTTACGATGCTTTGGAACCATACATTGATGCTGAAACAATGACTCTTCACCACGATAAACACCACGCAACTTATGTAGCAAATGCTAATGCTGCTCTTGAAAAACACCCAGAAATTGGTGAAGATCTCGAAGCACTTTTGGCTGACGTGGAACAAATTCCAGCAGATATTCGTCAAGCACTTATTAACAATGGTGGTGGACACCTTAATCACGCACTTTTCTGGGAACTCTTGTCTCCTGAAAAACAAGAACCAACTGCAGAAGTAGCAGCTGCTATTAACGAAGCTTTCGGCTCATTTGAAGCCTTCCAAGAAGCTTTCACAGCAGCAGCAACAACTCGTTTTGGTTCAGGTTGGGCATGGCTTGTTGTTAACGCTGAAGGTAAGCTTGAAGTCGTTTCAACAGCTAACCAAGACACTCCTATCTCAGACGGTAAGAAACCAATCTTGGCACTTGATGTTTGGGAACACGCTTACTACCTAAACTACCGTAACGTACGTCCAAACTACATCAAAGCTTTCTTTGAAATCATTAACTGGAATAAAGTTGCTGAGCTTTATGCAGCAGCTAAATAAGTTTAAAATTATCCTCACTATTGGGGATAATTTTTTTGTAATATGATTGTAAAATCTCCTTGATTTTTAGTGAATTATAGCTTAAACTATAATTGTTATGAAAAAAAAAGAAAAAACATTCAAGCAAAAAGTATAGTGGAAGCCGCCGAAAAACTAAAGATAAAAAGAAAGATTCGGTAAAACAAGACCTTCAAAAAGACACTAAAGATACTAAAAAAGATGTCAAAAAAGGCGCTAAGAAAGACAACAAAAAAGCATCGAAAAAAGATGCTAAAAAGACTTCTAAAAAATCAGTAGAGAAGAAATCTGCTGAGGAATCAGTAGTACCAGTTGAGCACAAGGAAAATGAAGCAAAAACTGAAACCTTGGCACTTAGAAGTAAGCGCTCTAAGAAATCTAAAGCTAAATCAAAATCATCTCGTGATGATAAAAAAGCTTATATTATCTTAGCCTTCCTAGGTGTTTTGGTAATTCTTTTGTTTGTTGCCATGCTTGCTTTAGCAGGACGTGGTAAACAAGCTGGTCACACTGGTGGCCTTGGAAATATCTTCGGATCTAGTTCTAAAGTCACTAAAAAAGAAGACAAAGAAAAAGAGGAAAAGGTAACTCCAACTAATAAATCAGCCGAAGCTAAACAAGCAGTCATGGAAGCAGATGCAGATACTATGTATGGTAATGGTTTGTATTATGATTATGCTAACATGACATTGAACCAAGTAGTTGAAGCATTTATGGCTGACCAAGGTATTGAGTCTAGCCAAATTGCCTTTTCATATAAAAATACCAAGACAAATGAGCAATTCTCAATGAATGATACTCAGCCAATGACTGCAGGGTCAACTTATAAATTGCCACTAAACATGCTTGTCATGGATGAGGTTAACAAGGGTAAACTTTCTTTAACTGAACGTTTTGATATTACTAATACTGAGTATGAATACCAAGGTGAACATGATAATTATGTTGCTGCTTTCGGTGGTTCAATGACTATTCCAGAGATGCAAGAATATTCTCTTGTATACTCTGAGAATACTCCTGCCTACGCTTTGGCGGAACGCCTTGGTGGTATGGAAAAATTCTATGGCATGCTCGATAAATACGGTAAATCAAAAGGTGAAGTGAAGACTATCCAAATGCATGGTAATAAGACAACAACAGATTATTACATTCAAGTTTTGGATTATCTCTGGAAACATCAAGATAATTACAAGGATATTCTCCACTACATTGGTGAGTCATTCCCGAATGAGTATTACAAGACTTACCTTCCAGGTTTAACGATTTATCAAAAACCAGGTTACGTTCGTGAAGCACTTAACGTTGATGCTATCGTTATGGAAGACACACCTTATATGGTTGCAATCTATACACGTTACCTTGGTGGATCAACTGAAAATTCAGATGAAATCAGCGGTTGGGGTCTCCAACAATTAGGAATGCTCTCTTATGTCATTAATGAGTGGCACCGTGTCAATATGAACTAATAAAGAAAAGCCGAATTTATCGGCTTTTTTTCTATATAATTGAATAAAAAGTAAGAAGTAATATCCCTAGAAAAAGAAATGGGACAAATGGAATGCATTCCTTAAGATTTCTTCGTAGAAGGAAGTAAGCTAGTCCTAATAGGCAGGCAATTTCGATAATTAGTAGTATTTTTGAAAATGGGAAAATAAGTGAGGCACTTGCTAAGTAGAGAAAATCTCCTTCCCCAATATTTAGATGTTTCATATAAGAAAGGATAGCGAGGATTATACCTAAGGCAAATGTAATGTAGTAGTTGCCCATGAATAAGAGTGGGACTGTTCCAACTATCCAAATCAGAAGCGGATAGGATTTATGTTTCAAATCAAAAATCGACAGACAAAGGCTGAAGTAAAGAAAGTAGGTCACTTCAAGACTTAAAAAGTCATAGAAATATAGCAGGGATATTACTCCACAAAATAGTTCCATAAAGAGGTAACGAAAAGGGATAGGAGTCTGACATGAACGGCATCGAGATCTTAAGAAAAGTTGTGAGAGGATAGGGATCATCTCGAAAAAACGCAGCTGATGCTTGCAATGGCTACAGTGACTTCTAGGGAAAATAATCGACCTCTCAGGAAAACGATCACAAATTAGTCCGATGAATGAACCAAAAGAGGCTCCTAGAAAAAAATAAATAATACTTAACATACCTAATTATTCGAAAAAGAGTGAGAAAAAGCATTTTACTTGCATCTTATTTAGAAATATTCTAAAATAAAAGTATAAATAATAGTAATTCTAAATAAGGAGTATTAATATGGTAGATTCAATTAAAGAAACAATCAATGAAACAGTTAACCAACAAGCTGAAACACCTTCATATACAAAAACTAAAGCAGTTTTGAATCAAGCAGTCGCTGATTTGTCTGTAGCAGCTTCAATTGTTCACCAAGTTCATTGGTATATGCGTGGTCCTGGTTTCCTCTATCTTCATCCAAAAATGGATGAATTGATGGATAGTTTGAATGCTCACCTTGATGTTGTTAGTGAACGTTTGATTACTATTGGTGGGGAACCATACTCAACTTTGGTAGAATTTTCATCTAATTCAGGCTTGACTGAAACTACTGGTACATTTGATAAACCAATGTCTGATCAAATCCAATTATTGGTTGATACATACAAATATTTGTCAGTCTTGTTCCAAGTTGGTTTGGATATCACAGATGAAGAAGGAGATGCTCCTTCAAATGATATCTTCACTGCAGCTAAATCTGAAATTGATAAGACAATCTGGATGTTGACTGCAGAACTTGGACAAGCTCCAGGCTTGAGATAAGCATTTTTGAGTTAAGATGATTGTCAAGAGTTCCTCTAAAAGTGTATAATAGACATAAAATACTTTTAGACGAAGGGAGGCGGCGATATGTCTGAGCATCGACGTAGTCTAGGCGTTTATGAAGATGTCCTGAATCAGTTAAAAGCTAAAGGAATTCGGTTGACGGAATCTCGTAAAGCTGTTATTCGCTATTTGATGATGTCTGATCAACACCCTAGTGCAGATGTGATATATTATGACCTACTCCCTGACAATCCTGGGATGAGTTTGGCGACGGTCTATAACAACCTGAAGGTGTTGGTTGAAGAAGGGATTGTCTCTGAAATCAAGGTTAATAATGATAATACAACCTATTATGATTTTATGGGACATGACCACTTAAACATTGTTTGTGAAAAATGTGGTCACATTACTGACTTAGACTTACCGATTCCGTCTTTCAAGGAAGAGGTAGAATCACAAACTGGATTTCGCATTACTCGTGAACAGATGATTTTACATGGGATTTGCCCGAATTGTCAATAACCTGAGTCTAAATGACTTAGGTCTTTTTTGAAGTATACAATAATCTGTAAAGGTTTTCAAAACTATCTTGTCATGGCAGAAGCTTTTTGCTAAAATATTGCTATGAAAACTTTATATGACGTTCAACAGTTGTTGAAACAGTTTGGCATAGTAGTTTACCTGGGAAAAAGGCTCTATGATATCGAAATGATGAAGATTGAATTAGAAGCCCTCTACCAGAATGGTTTGGTGGACAAGGACAGCTACCTTACTGCTGAAATGATTTTACGACGTGAACATCGCATTGAAATGGAGAAAGAAAATGAGTAAAAAACTCTTGGGAATTGACCTTGGTGGAACAACTGTTAAATTTGGTATTTTGACTTCAGAAGGTGAAGTGCAAGAAAAATGGGCGATTGAAACAAATACGCTTGAAAATGGTCGTCACATCGTCCCTAACATCGTGGAGTCTTTGAAACACCGTTTGGAAATGTACGGACTTACTGCAGAAGATTTCATTGGAATTGGTATGGGTTCTCCAGGAGCTGTTGATCGTGAAAATAAAACGGTTACTGGTGCCTTCAACTTGAACTGGGCAGAAACTCAAGAAGTTGGATCTGTCATCGAAAAAGAACTCGGTATTCCATTTGCCATTGATAATGATGCTAACGTTGCTGCCCTCGGTGAACGTTGGGTTGGTGCTGGTGCTAACAATCCTGATGTTGTCTTTGTGACATTAGGAACAGGAGTTGGTGGTGGCGTTATCGCTGATGGTAACTTGATTCATGGTGTTGGCGGTGCTGGTGGTGAAATTGGCCACATTATCGTTGAGCCTGAAACAGGATTTGAATGTACTTGCGGAAACAAAGGATGCTTGGAAACTGTAGCTTCTGCAACAGGTGTCGTACGTTTGGCACGTCATTTAGCAGAAGGCTATGAAGGTAACTCTTCTATTAAAGCTGCTGTAGATAATGGTGAGCAAGTAACAAGTAAAGATATTTTCGTTGCCGCTGCCGAAGGCGACAAGTTTGCTAATAGCATCGTTGACAAAGTCTCTGAATACCTAGGACTTGCAACAGCAAATATCTCAAATATTCTTAACCCAGATTCAGTTGTAATCGGTGGTGGTGTTTCAGCAGCTGGTGAATTCTTGCGTAGCCGTGTTGAAGGATACTTTACACGTTATGCATTCCCACAAGTTCGCCGTACAACAAAAGTGAAATTAGCAGAGCTTGGAAATGATGCTGGTATCATTGGAGCTGCTAGCCTTGCACTTACAATTGATAACTAATGAATGACAGAAGGTGTGTCTGACCAATTATAGGTGGACAGCACCTTTTTCTTGTTGAAAAACGTTTACAATCAGCTGAGCTCTGCCATTTTGTTGAAAATGTGGTATACTTTAAAAGTTGAAATAAAAATTAAAGAGGAAAAAATGACTAAACTTAGAGAAGATATCCGTAACGTAGCCATCATTGCCCACGTTGACCACGGTAAAACAACACTTGTTGATGAATTGTTGAAACAATCACACACTCTTGACGAGCGTAAAGAGCTTGATGAGCGTGCAATGGACTCAAACGATCTTGAAAAAGAACGTGGAATTACAATCCTTGCCAAAAATACAGCCGTTGCTTATAACGGTACGCGTATCAACATCATGGATACACCAGGTCACGCGGACTTCGGTGGAGAAGTTGAACGTATCATGAAAATGGTTGATGGGGTTGTCCTTGTTGTCGATGCCTACGAAGGTACAATGCCTCAAACACGTTTTGTGTTGAAAAAAGCACTCGAGCAAAACTTGACACCTATTGTTGTTGTTAACAAGATTGATAAACCATCAGCTCGTCCTGAAGAAGTTGTTGATGAAGTTCTTGAACTTTTCATCGAGCTTGGTGCCGATGATGATCAGTTGGAATTCCCAGTTGTGTATGCTTCAGCGATTAACGGAACATCATCATTGTCAGATAACCCTGCTGAACAAGAGCACACTATGGCTCCAATCTTTGACACTATTATTGACCACATCCCAGCTCCTGTAGATAACTCAGATGAGCCTCTTCAATTCCAAGTGTCACTTCTTGACTACAATGATTTCGTTGGACGTATCGGTATTGGACGTATCTTCCGTGGAACTGTAAAAGTTGGTGACCAAGTTACCCTTTCAAAACTTGATGGAACAACAAAGAACTTCCGTGTTACTAAACTTTTCGGTTTCTTTGGTTTGGAACGTCGTGAAATTGAAGAAGCAAAAGCTGGTGATTTGATTGCCATCTCAGGTATGGAAGACATCTTCGTTGGTGAAACAATCACACCAACTGATGCTGTTGAACCATTGCCAGTTCTTCGTATTGACGAACCAACACTTCAAATGACTTTCTTGGCTAATAACTCACCATTTGCAGGTCGTGAAGGTAAACACGTGACATCACGTAAGGTTGAAGAACGTCTTTTGGCAGAGTTGCAAACAGATGTTTCTCTTCGTGTTGATCCAACTGATTCTCCAGATAAATGGACTGTCTCAGGTCGTGGTGAATTGCACTTGTCTATCCTTATCGAAACAATGCGTCGTGAAGGATACGAACTTCAAGTGTCTCGTCCAGAAGTTATCATCAAAGAAATTGATGGCGTGAAATGTGAGCCATTTGAACGTGTTCAAATTGATACTCCAGAAGAGTACCAAGGTTCTATTATCCAAGCCCTTTCAGAACGTAAAGGTGACATGCTTGATATGCAAATGGTTGGTAACGGTCAAACACGTCTTATCTTCCTTGTACCAGCTCGTGGACTTATCGGATTCTCTACTGAATTCTTGTCTATGACACGTGGTTACGGTATCATGAACCACACCTTCGACCAATACTTGCCAGTTGTTGCTGGTGAAATTGGTGGCCGTCACCGTGGTGCCCTTGTTTCTATCGATACAGGTAAAGCGACAACTTACTCAATCATGCGTATCGAAGAACGTGGTACAATCTTTGTTAACCCAGGTACTGAAGTTTATGAAGGTATGATTGTTGGTGAAAATGCTCGTGAAAATGACCTTGGTGTCAATATCACTACAGCAAAACAAATGACAAACGTGCGTTCAGCAACTAAGGACCAAACGGCTGTTATCAAGACTCCACGTATCTTGACTCTTGAAGAATCACTTGAATTCTTGGATGACGATGAGTACATGGAAGTAACGCCTGAATCTATCCGCTTGCGTAAACAAATTTTGAATAAAGCAGAGCGTGATAAAGCCAATAAACGTAAGAAAAAAGCAGCAGAAGCTGAATAATATATAGAGAGGAGAAGAGATGTTTTATCTGATTGTTGCTATATTGATTGCATCATTCTATTTCTTTATTGCACCAAAGTCGGTAAAAAACACCATGAATCTTCTCTTTGTCATGGCTACCTTAGCATTGCTCCTACTTTTAGCAGTGCTATCAATCATTAAATTCTTCAGTTTACCTGGTGAGTTCTTTGTTACGGTGGGAATGCTTGTATTGAGCTATTTCACCTTGAAAGATTTTTTCGCTATGTCAGAGCTTAATCATGAAAAAGCTGAACATGAAGATAAATAAGTAGCATGAGATTAAAAGTCAATCGAATAGATTGGCTTTTTCTTTTGCCAAGAAGAGGTAACTCCTTGAAATAGCTTGGGATAAAGGGTAAAATGATTATGATACAATTTGAGAGAATGGACGAATTATGAAATCAGTAACACAATTTGAAAATAAAAAAGTTTTGGTCCTTGGTTTGGCTAAATCTGGTGAAGCAGCTGCCCGCCTATTGGCTAAGTTGGGTGCTATTGTCACAGTAAATGATGGGAAACCATTTGAGGAAAATCCATCAGCACAGACGCTTCTTGAAGAAGGGATTAAGGTTGTCTGTGGCGGACATCCTCTTGAACTATTGGATGAAAATTTTGAATTAATGGTGAAAAATCCTGGAATTCGTTATGACAATCCAATGGTAGCTCGTGCACTTGAAAAAGGCATTCCTGTTTGGACTGAAGTGGAATTAGCTTACCTAGTATCTGAAGCACCTATTATCGGTATTACAGGCTCAAATGGTAAGACAACAACGACAACTATGATTGCTGATGTCCTAAACCATGGTGGCAAATCGGGTGTCTTGTCTGGAAATATCGGTTTCCCTGCGTCAGAAGTTGCACAGTCAGTTACTGCTCAAGATACCTTAGTTATGGAATTGTCTTCGTTCCAATTGATGGGGATTGACAGCTTCCATCCACATATTGCTGTGATTACTAACTTGATGCCGACACATATTGACTATCATGGTAGTTTTGAAGAATATGTGGCTGCTAAATGGAATATTCAAAATCAGATGACTGCGGATGATTTTGTTGTTTTGAACTTCAATCAAGATTTAGCTAAGGAATTGGCTACACAAACTAAAGCACAAGTAGTTCCATTCTCAACAGTGGAAAAAGTAGATGGTGCCTATCTTGAAAATGGTGGTCTCTACTTCAAAGGTGAATTGGTGATGCAAGCCGATGAGATTGGCGTTCCTGGTAGTCACAATGTTGAAAATGCCTTGGCAACTATAGCTGTAGCAAAATTGTCAGGTATTTCAAACCAAGCTATCAAGGAAACTCTCGCAAGCTTTGGTGGGGTTAAGCACCGTCTCCAATTCGTTGACACTATCGATGAAGTGAAATTCTATAATGATAGTAAGTCAACAAACATTTTAGCGACACAAAAAGCACTTTCTGGTTTTGATAATAGCAAAGTCATTTTGATTGCCGGTGGTTTGGACCGTGGTAATGAATTTGATGAACTCATTCCTGACATTACTGGTCTTAAGAAAATGGTGATTTTAGGAGAATCAGCTCCCCGTGTCAAACATGCTGCTGATAAAGCGGGCGTGACTTATCTTGATGCCAAAGATGTGGCAGATGCGACACGTATTGCTTTTGATCAAGCAAGTGCAGGAGATGTTGTCTTGTTGAGCCCTGCAAACGCAAGTTGGGATATGTACAAGAATTTCGAAGTGCGTGGTGACGAATTTATCACAACTGTTGAGCAATTGAAGGGATAGTCTATGGCAAAAGCGAAAAAGATTGTTTTTACCGGTGGTGGAACCGTTGGACATGTGACTTTAAATCTTATCTTAATTCCAAAATTTCTCAAAGATGGATGGGAAGTGCACTATATCGGTGACAAGCACGGGATTGAACATGAGCAGATTGATAAATCTGGCTTAGATGTGACTTTCCATAGTATTGCTACAGGTAAACTACGTCGTTATTTCTCATGGCAAAATATGTTGGATGTCTTTAAAGTTGGTTGGGGGATTCTACAGTCTATTGCAATTATTGCCAAGATTCGCCCCCAAGCACTCTTTTCAAAGGGTGGATTTGTCTCAGTGCCACCGGTAATTGCTTCTAAATTATTAGGAGTTCCTGTATATGTGCATGAGTCTGACCTTTCTATGGGCTTGGCCAATAAAATTGCCTATAAATTTGCGACTACTATGTTTACGACTTTTGAACAATCAAAAGGATTGGCAAAGACAAAACATGTAGGCGCTATTACAAAGGTAGGAATGGCGACATCTAATCAGTCTGGTGCCCTTGATAAGATTAAAGAACAGTTTGATGACAACTTAAAAACTGTCCTTTTCATTGGTGGTTCAGCTGGTGCAAAGGTATTTAATGATTTTATTAGTAATACTCCACAGCTGACTGAAAAATATAATGTCATTAATATTTCTGGGGACTCTTCATTGAATACCTTAGAACGTCATCTTTATAGAGTTGATTATGTGACAGATTTGTACCAACCTCTTATGGATACGGCAGATTTAGTTGTAACTCGTGGTGGCTCAAATACGATTTTCGAATTGTTGGCTATGAAAAAACTTCATTTAATTATTCCTTTAGGGAAAGAAGCTAGCCGAGGAGACCAACTTGAAAATGCTGCCTATTTTGAACGAAAAGGCTACGCACGTCAATTACAGGAAACAGAATTAAGTTGGGAAACCTTGAATCATGAGCTTGAACAACTTGTTGAACATGCAGAGACTTACAAAGAAGTGATGGCTAAATCTGATGAAATCACTTCTCCTGATGATTTTTATAACCTATTAGTGACTAGTATTTCAAAAAAATAAAGGAATTTCATGGCAAAAAAGGATCAAGAATCACAAGAAAAACAAGTTCTTACAGAGTGGCAGAAGAGAAATCTCGAATTTTTGAGAAAAAAAGAAACCGAAGATTCTGAAGAATTTGCGAATGGAAAGGTCGTTCATTCACAAGAAGCGACTTCAAATGAGAGCCAGCCACCAGTGAAAAAGAAGGTTAAAAAGAAAAAAAAGACCAAAAGGAAGAAACGAAAAAAAGGTAATACAACTAGTAATATTCCAATTGCACAACAAAATCTTGCAGGACTAGTTGTTTTTATCGCTGCACTCCTAATCGTATTTTCACTTTTCTTTATTTCACCTTGGTCAAAACAAAAGGTTCTCACTGTATCAGGAACAAAAAATGCTTTACCAGAAGATGTGAAAGTTGCAAGTGGTATTCTTGATACAGACTATATCACTCATGTCTTTTTCAACCAAGGAAAGGTTGCATCAACTGTTGAAAAAACTAATGTTTGGGTTAAAAAGGCTACAGTTACATATAGTTTTCCAAATCAATTTAATATTGCAGTAAAAGAATACCCAATCGTGGCTTATCGTCAAACTACAAATGGTTATGTTTCTATTCTTCAAAGTGGTAAGACAGGAGGAACAGTTTCAACTAGTAATCTACCTGATAAATTCATCACCTTAAAGATGGATGACGAGAAGAAAATCGAAGAGTTAGTAAAAGAATTAAATAAACTTGATACAAAAATCAAGAATAATATTCAAATTATTAATCTTACGCCTACTAAAGCAACTTCAGATTTACTAACGATTGAGCTGTATGATGGCAATTCCATTCGTGTTCCACTTTCTCAATTAACAGTTAAGCTTCCTTACTACGAGAAAATTAAGAGTCAACTTTCAGATGGAAGTATTGTAGATATGGAAGTTGGACTTTATACAACGACTCCTGAAGTTGAATCATCAAAAACTGATGGGGATAAAAAGAAAGATAAAGATAAGACTGATAAAAAAGAAGAAAATGCAACTTCTGAAGAAGGTCAAGATACTACAACATCAACGGAACAGCATTCTGAAGAAGAAACTATTTCTGAAAATTCAGGTATTCAAACAGAAGAAAATCCACCAGTTGGTCAGGAAACAACTCATCGGACT
Above is a window of Streptococcus salivarius DNA encoding:
- the typA gene encoding translational GTPase TypA, with the translated sequence MTKLREDIRNVAIIAHVDHGKTTLVDELLKQSHTLDERKELDERAMDSNDLEKERGITILAKNTAVAYNGTRINIMDTPGHADFGGEVERIMKMVDGVVLVVDAYEGTMPQTRFVLKKALEQNLTPIVVVNKIDKPSARPEEVVDEVLELFIELGADDDQLEFPVVYASAINGTSSLSDNPAEQEHTMAPIFDTIIDHIPAPVDNSDEPLQFQVSLLDYNDFVGRIGIGRIFRGTVKVGDQVTLSKLDGTTKNFRVTKLFGFFGLERREIEEAKAGDLIAISGMEDIFVGETITPTDAVEPLPVLRIDEPTLQMTFLANNSPFAGREGKHVTSRKVEERLLAELQTDVSLRVDPTDSPDKWTVSGRGELHLSILIETMRREGYELQVSRPEVIIKEIDGVKCEPFERVQIDTPEEYQGSIIQALSERKGDMLDMQMVGNGQTRLIFLVPARGLIGFSTEFLSMTRGYGIMNHTFDQYLPVVAGEIGGRHRGALVSIDTGKATTYSIMRIEERGTIFVNPGTEVYEGMIVGENARENDLGVNITTAKQMTNVRSATKDQTAVIKTPRILTLEESLEFLDDDEYMEVTPESIRLRKQILNKAERDKANKRKKKAAEAE
- a CDS encoding YqgQ family protein gives rise to the protein MKTLYDVQQLLKQFGIVVYLGKRLYDIEMMKIELEALYQNGLVDKDSYLTAEMILRREHRIEMEKENE
- a CDS encoding Fur family transcriptional regulator, with protein sequence MSEHRRSLGVYEDVLNQLKAKGIRLTESRKAVIRYLMMSDQHPSADVIYYDLLPDNPGMSLATVYNNLKVLVEEGIVSEIKVNNDNTTYYDFMGHDHLNIVCEKCGHITDLDLPIPSFKEEVESQTGFRITREQMILHGICPNCQ
- a CDS encoding ROK family glucokinase, whose amino-acid sequence is MSKKLLGIDLGGTTVKFGILTSEGEVQEKWAIETNTLENGRHIVPNIVESLKHRLEMYGLTAEDFIGIGMGSPGAVDRENKTVTGAFNLNWAETQEVGSVIEKELGIPFAIDNDANVAALGERWVGAGANNPDVVFVTLGTGVGGGVIADGNLIHGVGGAGGEIGHIIVEPETGFECTCGNKGCLETVASATGVVRLARHLAEGYEGNSSIKAAVDNGEQVTSKDIFVAAAEGDKFANSIVDKVSEYLGLATANISNILNPDSVVIGGGVSAAGEFLRSRVEGYFTRYAFPQVRRTTKVKLAELGNDAGIIGAASLALTIDN
- a CDS encoding Dps family protein, with amino-acid sequence MVDSIKETINETVNQQAETPSYTKTKAVLNQAVADLSVAASIVHQVHWYMRGPGFLYLHPKMDELMDSLNAHLDVVSERLITIGGEPYSTLVEFSSNSGLTETTGTFDKPMSDQIQLLVDTYKYLSVLFQVGLDITDEEGDAPSNDIFTAAKSEIDKTIWMLTAELGQAPGLR
- a CDS encoding class A beta-lactamase-related serine hydrolase, translated to MALRSKRSKKSKAKSKSSRDDKKAYIILAFLGVLVILLFVAMLALAGRGKQAGHTGGLGNIFGSSSKVTKKEDKEKEEKVTPTNKSAEAKQAVMEADADTMYGNGLYYDYANMTLNQVVEAFMADQGIESSQIAFSYKNTKTNEQFSMNDTQPMTAGSTYKLPLNMLVMDEVNKGKLSLTERFDITNTEYEYQGEHDNYVAAFGGSMTIPEMQEYSLVYSENTPAYALAERLGGMEKFYGMLDKYGKSKGEVKTIQMHGNKTTTDYYIQVLDYLWKHQDNYKDILHYIGESFPNEYYKTYLPGLTIYQKPGYVREALNVDAIVMEDTPYMVAIYTRYLGGSTENSDEISGWGLQQLGMLSYVINEWHRVNMN
- a CDS encoding DUF3165 family protein, translating into MFYLIVAILIASFYFFIAPKSVKNTMNLLFVMATLALLLLLAVLSIIKFFSLPGEFFVTVGMLVLSYFTLKDFFAMSELNHEKAEHEDK
- the murD gene encoding UDP-N-acetylmuramoyl-L-alanine--D-glutamate ligase → MKSVTQFENKKVLVLGLAKSGEAAARLLAKLGAIVTVNDGKPFEENPSAQTLLEEGIKVVCGGHPLELLDENFELMVKNPGIRYDNPMVARALEKGIPVWTEVELAYLVSEAPIIGITGSNGKTTTTTMIADVLNHGGKSGVLSGNIGFPASEVAQSVTAQDTLVMELSSFQLMGIDSFHPHIAVITNLMPTHIDYHGSFEEYVAAKWNIQNQMTADDFVVLNFNQDLAKELATQTKAQVVPFSTVEKVDGAYLENGGLYFKGELVMQADEIGVPGSHNVENALATIAVAKLSGISNQAIKETLASFGGVKHRLQFVDTIDEVKFYNDSKSTNILATQKALSGFDNSKVILIAGGLDRGNEFDELIPDITGLKKMVILGESAPRVKHAADKAGVTYLDAKDVADATRIAFDQASAGDVVLLSPANASWDMYKNFEVRGDEFITTVEQLKG
- the sodA gene encoding superoxide dismutase SodA — protein: MAIILPDLPYAYDALEPYIDAETMTLHHDKHHATYVANANAALEKHPEIGEDLEALLADVEQIPADIRQALINNGGGHLNHALFWELLSPEKQEPTAEVAAAINEAFGSFEAFQEAFTAAATTRFGSGWAWLVVNAEGKLEVVSTANQDTPISDGKKPILALDVWEHAYYLNYRNVRPNYIKAFFEIINWNKVAELYAAAK
- the holA gene encoding DNA polymerase III subunit delta; this encodes MIAMETIEKLSKEKLPMITVLAGEDLGQYSQAKEKFLKQIGFDPSDLTFSYFDMSETDYQDAELDLESMPFFADEKVVIFDHFADMTTAKKSYLDEKELKRLENYLESPVETTRLVLMSAGKLDGKRRLVKLLKRDAMVLEASPLKDAELRTYFQKQAHQEGLTFDTGVFEELLIKSNFDFSDVQKNLAFLKGYKTEGNISSQDIADAIPKSLQDNIFDMTQLLLRGQIQSVRELVHDLRLQGEDEIKLIAVMLGQFRTYLQVKLLSAQGKSEQQIVSSLSDCLGRKVNQFQVRFALRDSRPLSVAFLKMTIKILVETDYQIKTGTLDKDYLFDLALLKIASNR
- a CDS encoding prepilin peptidase — translated: MLSIIYFFLGASFGSFIGLICDRFPERSIIFPRSHCSHCKHQLRFFEMIPILSQLFLRSRCRSCQTPIPFRYLFMELFCGVISLLYFYDFLSLEVTYFLYFSLCLSIFDLKHKSYPLLIWIVGTVPLLFMGNYYITFALGIILAILSYMKHLNIGEGDFLYLASASLIFPFSKILLIIEIACLLGLAYFLLRRNLKECIPFVPFLFLGILLLTFYSII